The sequence CAGAAGCCGATGAATTCGACCGCTCGTTTCTCCATCTCATGCCGGTGCACGCCATCATTACCAATCTAGAACACGAGCACACCGACACCTATCCAACTTACAGCGAGATGGAAGATGCTTTCGTGCAGTTTGCGAATCGCGTTCCCTTCTACGGTTCCTTGGCGATATGCGGCGACGATGCCGGTGTAATGGCGATTCGCCCTCGACTCAAGCGAACGGTCATCACGTATGGAGTCGGACCAGAAAACAACATCCGGGCGATCGATATCAAAATGGCGGCGGGAATAACAACTGCCACTGTCGTCGATGGTTCGACCGTCGTTGGCGAATTGAAAATCCAAGTACCCGGTATCCACAATCTTCGCAACGCATTAGCGGTTATTACGCTATGCCGTCAAATCGAGATACAATTTTCGGCGATTGTCCCTGCGCTCGAGTCGTTTACCGGCGTTGCCCGTCGGTTTGATAGAGTTGGTGAGTGGAACGGAGTGACGGTTGTCGATGATTATGCCCATCACCCCACCGAGGTTGCAGCGACGTTAGCGGCTGCGCGGGCGTCTCATCGCGGTCGCATTGTCGCAGTGTTTCAACCCCATCTCTTTTCACGCACGGCGGTTTTTGCCGAGCGGTTTGGGATGGCGTTAACTGTCGCCGATGTCGTTTTTGTCACTGACGTCTATCCATCGCGTGAGAAGCCGGTATCGGGCGTTACAGGAAAATTGGTTTCCGATGTATTGCGTCGGTCCGGTCATAGTGCCGTTATCGATCTTGAAAAAACTGATTGGCTAAATCGCGTCCGAGCCGAATTGAAACCGGGCGATATGCTGATAACAATGGGTGCTGGCGATGTCACGAAGTTGGCTAAACAAATGGTGAGCGAACTGTGAGTGCAATCCCGGAATTCACGTCGCTGAGCCGCGTCCGCGACACGTTGTATCGCCACAACAGCGGGCAGTTGCGCGAACGAGAACCATTAGCGTTACGCACCACCTACCGGGTTGGCGGCGAAGCAAAATTGCTCTATGCACCCTATGAAGAAGCTGACGTTGCTGCGGCTGTGCAAACAGTATGTGAAGAGCAAGTTCCGCTCTATGTATTAGGTGGTGGCTCTAACATCCTGATTGCGGACAATGGTATCGATGGTTTACTCGTCGACACTCGCAGTTATCTAAACACGATTTCGCTAACCGGCGACAGGATAGTCGCGCAAGCCGGAGCATCGCTTCTACGCTTGGTGCGGATGGCTTCGCGAGCCGGCCTCGGCGGAATTGCCAAGCTCGCCGGAATACCCGGAACTTTGGGTGGCGGTTTACGTATGAACTGCGGTGCTTTCGGTGTTGAAATCTCTGAACATCTTGAATGGGTGCGCGGTGTATCGGCTAATGGTGAAATTGTCGAATTCGAAAAGTCGGATATCACATGGGGAT is a genomic window of bacterium containing:
- the murC gene encoding UDP-N-acetylmuramate--L-alanine ligase; its protein translation is MKHFFHRFRRLHFVGILGTGMCGIAEVLLRHGLRVTGSDLQENDSAIRLRKIGAEIAIGHSAKNIGDAQVVIYSSACPPDNVELVEARRLNIPVIPRAEMLGELMRLQLGIAVAGVHGKSTTSAMLGAALKTAGMDPTIIVGGRLQSTSGNAEPGDSEWMVAEADEFDRSFLHLMPVHAIITNLEHEHTDTYPTYSEMEDAFVQFANRVPFYGSLAICGDDAGVMAIRPRLKRTVITYGVGPENNIRAIDIKMAAGITTATVVDGSTVVGELKIQVPGIHNLRNALAVITLCRQIEIQFSAIVPALESFTGVARRFDRVGEWNGVTVVDDYAHHPTEVAATLAAARASHRGRIVAVFQPHLFSRTAVFAERFGMALTVADVVFVTDVYPSREKPVSGVTGKLVSDVLRRSGHSAVIDLEKTDWLNRVRAELKPGDMLITMGAGDVTKLAKQMVSEL
- the murB gene encoding UDP-N-acetylmuramate dehydrogenase; this encodes MSAIPEFTSLSRVRDTLYRHNSGQLREREPLALRTTYRVGGEAKLLYAPYEEADVAAAVQTVCEEQVPLYVLGGGSNILIADNGIDGLLVDTRSYLNTISLTGDRIVAQAGASLLRLVRMASRAGLGGIAKLAGIPGTLGGGLRMNCGAFGVEISEHLEWVRGVSANGEIVEFEKSDITWGYRSVPELQTVVITAAGFRFPTDDPNKLVSEMREVLAKRRASQPLQYPSAGSVFKRPPNDFAGRLIEAAGLKGVRCGDAEVSQKHAGFVVNTGKATAADIYRLIRTVQAAVFALYGVQLEMEQVLWGFENAAS